In the Colwellia sp. 20A7 genome, one interval contains:
- a CDS encoding LysR family transcriptional regulator, whose amino-acid sequence MDIILAKTFLEIMSTGTFVEAARRLHITQTAVTTRIKNLESQLNCKLFIRNRSGAQLTREGEVFSTYALTLVQTWQKAQDQLRLPMNLTESIHIGADISLWNPIMIEWLEEITATLPNINVHIEVDKTAGLIKKLKENKLDAIVVHLPNYFSGLVVEQIVEEKLIHVRSTISSSPYLFIDWGDDFKNQLDSVLPLSRQATLSFNLGPMALKYILKNGGNGYFRTRVVEPHLQSGKLERVLNSPEFSYPIYVIYQEDNMKETLPDVITCLNQSFNNNNSWLM is encoded by the coding sequence ATGGACATAATACTTGCTAAAACATTTTTAGAAATAATGAGCACGGGTACATTTGTTGAAGCTGCTCGTCGATTACATATAACTCAAACCGCCGTAACCACTAGAATAAAAAACTTGGAGAGCCAACTAAACTGTAAGTTATTTATAAGGAATCGCTCAGGCGCGCAATTAACAAGAGAAGGAGAAGTGTTTTCAACATATGCTTTAACGCTTGTACAAACATGGCAAAAAGCGCAGGATCAACTGAGGCTACCTATGAATTTAACAGAATCAATTCATATAGGAGCTGATATAAGCTTATGGAATCCAATCATGATCGAGTGGTTAGAAGAGATTACAGCGACTCTACCTAATATAAACGTGCATATCGAAGTGGATAAAACGGCAGGGTTGATCAAAAAATTAAAAGAAAATAAACTGGATGCTATCGTAGTTCACCTACCAAATTATTTTTCAGGATTGGTTGTTGAACAAATAGTCGAAGAAAAGCTTATACATGTTCGTTCAACCATCAGCTCCTCCCCTTATTTATTTATCGATTGGGGTGACGATTTTAAAAACCAATTAGATTCAGTATTACCCTTATCACGTCAGGCTACTCTCAGTTTTAATCTAGGACCAATGGCATTAAAATATATATTGAAAAATGGAGGTAATGGATATTTTAGAACTCGCGTAGTAGAACCACACTTACAATCAGGAAAACTTGAAAGAGTACTAAATTCACCAGAATTTTCTTATCCAATTTATGTAATCTATCAAGAAGATAATATGAAAGAAACTTTACCTGATGTGATTACTTGCCTAAATCAAAGTTTTAACAATAATAACTCATGGTTAATGTAA
- a CDS encoding HPP family protein: protein MAIEKYKLLTHLIKLIGIETSNTSFYEKIISSVGSVIGIYFSYIITSSAFIDQQSHILFTSLGATAVLIFVTPHSALSQPWNIVCGHVFSVLVGYWALLYIPDITLASSLAVGGAIVVMYLTRSLHPPGAATALFIVLSGQAEQSFNIALIFEVLSFNLVVILIIGVIFNNLFYWRRYPAYFYFHSLHSENKSNNLSHEDFSAALIHLDSYIDVSSEELALIFDLALDNAAQNINKRKIPVNKNCFYSNGALGKNWSVREVRDIDDKKVTYQTVVGNTPSVSKNCSIKEFQNWARLEVMAKNNTWVKKGVLLNREGCEST, encoded by the coding sequence GTGGCAATTGAAAAATATAAACTATTAACTCATCTTATAAAATTGATAGGAATTGAAACTTCTAACACATCATTTTATGAAAAAATTATTTCTAGTGTTGGTAGTGTTATAGGGATATATTTCAGTTATATCATCACAAGCTCAGCATTCATTGATCAGCAAAGCCATATACTATTTACTTCTTTAGGGGCTACAGCCGTACTTATTTTTGTTACTCCACACAGTGCATTATCACAGCCATGGAATATTGTTTGTGGTCATGTTTTCTCTGTTTTAGTGGGATATTGGGCACTACTTTATATTCCTGATATTACTCTCGCTAGTTCCTTGGCAGTTGGCGGTGCTATTGTTGTTATGTATTTAACTCGCAGTCTACATCCACCGGGTGCTGCAACGGCTTTATTCATTGTCTTGTCAGGACAAGCTGAGCAGAGTTTTAATATTGCTCTTATTTTTGAGGTATTATCCTTTAATCTTGTTGTTATTTTAATTATTGGTGTAATTTTTAATAATTTATTTTATTGGCGTCGATATCCTGCATATTTTTATTTTCACAGTCTCCACTCTGAAAATAAATCCAATAACTTAAGTCATGAAGACTTTAGTGCAGCTTTAATTCATTTAGATTCATATATTGATGTTAGTTCAGAAGAGCTTGCATTGATTTTTGATTTAGCATTAGATAATGCAGCTCAAAATATAAATAAGCGTAAAATACCGGTAAACAAAAATTGTTTTTATAGTAATGGTGCATTAGGAAAAAATTGGTCTGTACGTGAAGTACGTGACATAGATGACAAAAAAGTAACCTATCAAACTGTCGTAGGAAATACGCCTTCAGTTTCTAAAAATTGTAGTATAAAAGAGTTTCAAAACTGGGCTAGGCTAGAAGTGATGGCTAAAAATAACACTTGGGTAAAAAAAGGTGTTTTACTTAATCGAGAAGGCTGTGAGTCTACATAA